From the Propionispora hippei DSM 15287 genome, the window AGCTAAGTTTTAAAGAAAAGGAAATACGCAATTTAGAGGCTAAAAGCCAGATTGCCGCCGCCGCCGCCGCCCTGGTCCAGGATGGCGAGGCGCTGCTGCTCGATGCGGGAACCACGACGCTGCAGATAGCCAAGGCGCTTAGAGGCCGACCGGTAACGGTTGCCACCACCAGTATGGATGTTGCCCAGGTGTTCACCGACGATCCGGTGGTGGAAGTCTGGGTGCTGGGCGGAACCTTCCGCAAAACAACTCATTCCCTGGTAGGTTTTATTACCAATATGGTGTTGGCCAATCTGCACTTTGATAAAATTTTTCTCGGGGCCAATGGCGTTTCAGTGGAAACGGCGGTCACTACTCCGTTTCTGGTGGAAGCGGAAACCAAACGTCATATGCTGAAGGCGGCCAGCGAAGTGATTGTGGTGACCGACAGCTCCAAGCTGGGGATTAAGGGCCTATGCCGCATTTGCTCCCTCGACGAAGTGGATTTGTTGATTACCGACGATCAGGGCGATGACGACGCCTTGCAGAGTATTTGTGAGTTTGTCCGGGTGCAGGTTGTGCCCGGGGGGAAAGGAGGATCAGTATGAAACCTGTCATATCCACAGTCACTCTCAACGCGGCGCTGGATCACACCATTTATTTTTCCCGGTTTTATCCCGGACAGCTTAACCGGGTG encodes:
- a CDS encoding DeoR/GlpR family DNA-binding transcription regulator, producing the protein MFAEERKTEILQLLQSGKKAKVGELSKRFAVSESTIRRDLQEMEDSGLIQRTHGGAISPQTGLELSFKEKEIRNLEAKSQIAAAAAALVQDGEALLLDAGTTTLQIAKALRGRPVTVATTSMDVAQVFTDDPVVEVWVLGGTFRKTTHSLVGFITNMVLANLHFDKIFLGANGVSVETAVTTPFLVEAETKRHMLKAASEVIVVTDSSKLGIKGLCRICSLDEVDLLITDDQGDDDALQSICEFVRVQVVPGGKGGSV